TGCGGAAGTGCGGGATCTTGGCATCACGAGCAACCCATTTGCAGTGGGTATCGCCGATGATGGCGTCGACCGGATCGGTCATGCACAGGCTGCGCATGTGCCAGAGGTCTTTGTTGACGTAGACGCTGCCCTGGCTGCCATACAGCGGCGAGGTATCAAGCAGAGCCTGCATTTCCTTGGCAAATTTCTTGTTCGAACGGGAACAGAGGATATGGTACGGAATAGCTCCCATTTCGAGCAGGAAGGAGACGATGCCGAGCAGGTAATCCGGGTCGCCGGCAACGGCAAATTTCTTGCCGTGGATGTACTGATGGGCATCGGTCATAGCGTCGACGGCGCGACCACGTTCATCCTTCAAGGATTGCGGAATCGGTTTGCCGAACAGTTCACTGAGTTTCATCAGGAAGGCGTCGGTCTTCTTGATTCCCATGGGCAGCGGCAGGGTTTCCTTGACCCCGGAATATTCGGTGCCGATCCATTTCATGGTGTTCAAGGTGCTGTATTTCATCAGTGAAATGGTGGCCTTACCATTGATGGAATCGGCCGCATCTTCCAGTTTGGTACCGCCTGGATACATGCGGTATTCGCCGTCACAGACCGAATCAAAGACATCGGTGATGTCAGCCATCATGGTGTAGGGAATATCCATGGCTTCGAGGTACTTCTTGTACTCGCGCAGGTTGCCGGTGTTGCCGTCAAAGCCAGGAATCAGGTTCAGCTTGCCGGTACATTTACCTTCGACTTTCTGCCCTTCGGTCAGGTAT
This genomic window from Pelobacter seleniigenes DSM 18267 contains:
- the nifK gene encoding nitrogenase molybdenum-iron protein subunit beta; the protein is MSEVAVRPLTEHSPEEIERVKNWINTEEYKEKNFAREALVINPAHACQPLGAQMVAHGFEGSLPFVHGSQGCASYFRSTFSRHFREPAAATADAMTEDGAVFGGQNNLHEGLENAYTLYKPKLMPIYTTCMPEVIGDDLTAFIRNAKNKGVIPEDLPTPYANTPSFNGTHIHGYDSMLNAILQYLTEGQKVEGKCTGKLNLIPGFDGNTGNLREYKKYLEAMDIPYTMMADITDVFDSVCDGEYRMYPGGTKLEDAADSINGKATISLMKYSTLNTMKWIGTEYSGVKETLPLPMGIKKTDAFLMKLSELFGKPIPQSLKDERGRAVDAMTDAHQYIHGKKFAVAGDPDYLLGIVSFLLEMGAIPYHILCSRSNKKFAKEMQALLDTSPLYGSQGSVYVNKDLWHMRSLCMTDPVDAIIGDTHCKWVARDAKIPHFRIGFPVMDRVNIHRTPVIGYQGAINFLTVIANKFLDIKDETCEDQWFEMMR